One segment of Panicum virgatum strain AP13 chromosome 3K, P.virgatum_v5, whole genome shotgun sequence DNA contains the following:
- the LOC120700061 gene encoding protein NETWORKED 1D-like produces MAMSPSNPMRKYSWWWDSHISPKNSKWLQENLTDMDSKIKVMIKIIDEDADSFARRAEMYYKRRPELMSLLEELYRAYRALAERYDHAAGELRQAHKKMAEAFPDEFQLDFDDDLPTETASTESETDNRDMTPFFLSFIKAGDSKKRAKDDQDHEKLQKEISSLSQENQDLKKKISSVLEKSNKAESEVLSLKAVLADQEAEKEAAFSQCQQSSDRLQSLKSEILHTQEEFKRLKEEMENGLQNLSTAEERFLLLEKANQNLHLELDSLKLASKEKHDELNEKHIELEKLSISIQEEQLKSMQAEMARLSLEKQLAQAQEKLRLLSLEKHGESSKIENIEATKVLLQKELEAIREENRKLDDQNHSSTSVIIRLQDEIISLKNAQRRLEEEVSRHVEEKRVLQHELSHLKDNKGDLDRKHFSIKEQIQVVNFNVESLQSLAQEVRDGNVELKETIKNHEGVKSLYVENLLLLERTLEKNAHLEKSLSAATTEIEGLREKKAALEESCKHLNSKVNGHQSERAMFVARIEGISHTMENLSEKNVFLENLLSDNNTELEILRRKLKDSEESTHTFRNQNSVLRSEKRTLMREVDSINSALLSLETQYAELEGRYLDLEQDRNRALNEVIKLHELLRLEKEKHNEATSSGITQFSAIQKQIGLLLKEVQHKDNQLQEEEQKIVEAQTEIFILQRCLGDMAEANSDFLAQLRQQQEVCKVQEEKLDFLSQNNQQLTEGIGSVMEVLHLDEKYGSLDLMKIDVVVQLLLHEIKCLLNTISDAQDVKQNQILEKSLVVTLLEHFGREVADLRSERSILKQEWQAKSEELVKLQSERHDLLKISCELRKEMEARNRKVDELKSEAKFLVRQLTELQESRQSLQAEIIKLIEENTSLSSKVHGSREKEKSFEDDFSSLVSEVVRTDILGVIFRSLYDERTSQLQCLHEDFGSLHAAGNELYQEIKLMNKKLGDLQLENNYLEKELSRTLSICDGSGAEISTGSRRRAMRRDTKLLKSGRKSQENGQNMEQRKEVDNASLEKSNEMLREELQKLKNELQVLRNKEQPVIDVKSCDAEITKLLANMQLATANASLFKEKVLELIVTCESFEISDMVQKEVLKEEITRRNSYVDELKDKLNAIEIENRRLKVDLNGDFTLLGALQTEVDALEKQTLSLAKDCLPPNMLKEENPLSPQLSKIVVRPSEENSMKLVKDMELQKLHGTIKALQKVVSDTGVVLEQERLDFNSSLQDARKQIEMLKLKEILDSDASDVNYERMMKDIQLDLVQTPSRRATALHGRHRKKNSVTAQSDDKMLALWSVDRVSSGSRRHDMDLRPPQSEAAENDNKGKKRSSEPVVTVKDLSVDKQEVLPRPVVTTVATTTMEPHREWKKKVIDRLSSEAQRLRDLRTIVQELRAGVEASSDAELEGVKAQMADAEDAIAELIDANGKLLKKAEEFTSAAAGDDVDLRSRSQRKILERVRKMSEKAGRLELELQRFQHALLRHEEERAARRAAKAAATVQVQRRSRVQLVEYLYGRRRDSRRPKQKTRGPSCCMRAKAIDD; encoded by the exons ATGGCGATGTCGCCATCCAATCCAATGCGCAAGTACTCATGGTGGTGGGATAGTCACATATCCCCAAAGAACTCAAAATGGCTCCAAGAAAATCTCACAG ATATGGACAGCAAAATCAAAGTGATGATCAAGATTATCGATGAGGATGCTGActcatttgcaagaagagcagAAATGTATTATAAAAGGCGCCCAGAACTGATGTCTCTGCTTGAGGAGTTATACCGTGCTTATCGAGCTTTAGCTGAAAGATATGATCATGCGGCTGGAGAACTCCGACAGGCCCATAAGAAAATGGCAGAAGCATTTCCTGATGAGTTTCAGTTGGACTTTGATGATGACCTGCCAACAGAAACTGCATCTACTGAATCTGAAACAGATAATCGTGACATgactccatttttcctttcattcatcaaggctggtGATTCAAAAAAGCGTGCTAAAG ATGACCAAGATCATGAGAAGCTGCAGAAAGAGATCTCAAGCTTGTCACAGGAAAATCAAGACCTCAAGAAGAAGATTTCATCAGTATTAGAAAAAAGCAATAAGGCTGAATCTGAAGTTCTTTCTCTCAAGGCGGTCCTTGCAGATCAAGAAGCAGAGAAGGAAGCTGCATTTTCACAATGCCAGCAATCCAGTGATCGACTACAGAGCCTCAAGTCTGAAATATTGCATACCCAAGAGGAGTTCAAGAGGCTTAAAGAGGAGATGGAAAATGGACTACAGAATTTGAGCACTGCAGAGGAAAGGTTCCTTCTCCTTGAGAAAGCTAACCAGAATTTGCATCTGGAGCTAGATAGTCTGAAGCTTGCCTCAAAAGAGAAGCATGATGAGCTAAACGAGAAGCACATTGAGTTAGAGAAACTTAGTATCTCTATACAAGAGGAGCAACTCAAGAGCATGCAAGCAGAAATGGCCAGGCTATCTTTGGAGAAACAATTGGCACAAGCACAGGAGAAGCTAAGACTTTTGTCTCTTGAAAAGCATGGTGAATCAAGTAAGATTGAGAACATTGAAGCAACCAAAGTTTTGCTGCAGAAGGAATTGGAAGCTATTAGAGAAGAGAACCGGAAATTGGATGATCAAAATCACTCCTCTACCTCTGTGATAATTCGTCTGCAGGATGAAATAATTTCTTTGAAGAATGCACAGCGGCGCCTTGAGGAAGAGGTGTCTCGGCATGTGGAGGAGAAAAGGGTGCTTCAGCATGAGCTTTCCCACCTCAAAGATAACAAGGGTGACTTGGATAGGAAGCACTTTTCGATCAAGGAGCAAATCCAAGTGGTGAATTTCAATGTAGAATCACTCCAATCACTTGCACAAGAGGTGAGGGATGGAAATGTTGAGCTGAAAGAGACCATAAAAAATCACGAGGGTGTAAAATCCTTGTATGTTGAgaatctgctgctgctggagaggACGTTGGAGAAAAATGCTCATTTGGAGAAATCCCTTTCAGCTGCAACTACTGAAATTGAAGGATTGCGGGAGAAGAAGGCTGCATTGGAAGAATCATGCAAACACCTTAATTCCAAGGTTAATGGCCACCAGTCTGAGAGAGCCATGTTCGTTGCACGGATTGAGGGTATTTCTCATACCATGGAGAATCTATCAGAGAAGAATGTATTCTTGGAGAATTTGTTATCTGACAATAATACCGAGCTTGAGATCCTTAGAAGAAAGCTGAAAGATTCTGAGGAATCTACGCATACATTCCGCAACCAGAACTCTGTACTTCGATCTGAAAAGAGAACTCTTATGCGTGAG GTGGATAGCATCAATAGTGCTCTACTCAGTTTGGAAACCCAATATGCAGAGTTAGAAGGGCGATACTTGGATCTGGAGCAGGACAGAAACAGGGCCCTCAATGAAGTGATCAAACTACATGAGCTGCTGAGgctagaaaaagaaaagcacaACGAAGCCACCAGCTCAGGCATAACTCAATTCAGTGCTATACAGAAGCAGATAGGTCTACTGCTCAAAGAAGTTCAGCATAAGGACAACCAACTTCAAGAGGAGGAGCAAAAGATTGTGGAAGCTCAGACTGAGATTTTTATCTTGCAGAGGTGCTTAGGTGACATGGCTGAAGCGAACTCTGATTTCTTGGCACAATTGCGGCAGCAACaagaggtatgcaaggttcaaGAGGAGAAACTTGATTTCTTGTCACAAAACAACCAGCAGCTGACAGAAGGGATTGGTTCTGTGATGGAAGTACTGCATCTGGATGAGAAGTATGGATCATTGGATCTAATGAAGATTGACGTAGTtgtgcagctgctcctgcatgagaTCAAGTGCCTGCTGAATACTATTTCTGATGCTCAGGATGTGAAGCAGAACCAGATCCTTGAGAAGTCTCTTGTTGTCACACTTCTGGAGCACTTTGGGCGAGAGGTGGCTGACCTGAGGTCGGAAAGGAGTATTCTGAAGCAAGAGTGGCAAGCAAAGAGTGAGGAGCTGGTGAAGCTGCAGAGTGAAAGGCATGACCTCCTAAAGATCAGCTGCGAGCTACGGAAGGAGATGGAGGCTCGTAACCGCAAAGTGGATGAGCTGAAATCCGAGGCAAAGTTCTTGGTTCGACAGCTCACAGAACTGCAAGAATCACGGCAATCATTGCAAGCAGAGATTATCAAGCTGATAGAAGAGAACACCTCACTGTCTAGCAAAGTTCATGGCTCTAGGGAGAAAGAAAAGTCATTTGAAGATGATTTCAGCTCTCTTGTCAGCGAAGTGGTCAGGACAGATATCCTTGGTGTCATTTTCAGAAGCCTTTATGATGAGAGGACATCACAATTGCAGTGTTTGCATGAGGATTTTGGGTCTCTACATGCAGCAGGAAATGAGCTTTATCAGGAAATCAAGCTGatgaacaagaagcttggagaCCTACAACTTGAGAACAACTATCTTGAGAAGGAACTCAGTAGAACTCTGAGTATCTGTGACGGCTCTGGTGCAGAAATTTCAACTGGATCCAGAAGGCGTGCGATGAGGAGAGATACCAAGCTATTGAAATCTGGCAGGAAAAGCCAAGAGAATGGCCAGAACATGGAACAGCGGAAAGAAGTTGACAATGCTAGCCTCGAGAAATCGAATGAAATGCTAAGGGAGGAGCTCCAGAAGTTGAAAAATGAACTGCAAGTGCTTAGGAATAAAGAACAGCCTGTGATTGATGTGAAATCTTGCGATGCCGAGATCACTAAACTTCTGGCCAACATGCAATTGGCCACTGCCAATGCATCTCTCTTCAAGGAGAAGGTCCTTGAGCTCATCGTGACATGTGAGAGTTTCGAGATCAGTGACATGGTGCAGAAGGAGGTGTTGAAGGAGGAGATCACTCGGAGGAACTCTTACGTGGATGAGCTGAAGGATAAACTAAATGCTATTGAGATTGAGAACAGAAGGCTGAAGGTTGATCTGAATGGTGACTTCACACTGCTCGGAGCATTGCAAACTGAAGTTGATGCCTTGGAGAAACAAACCTTGTCGCTGGCCAAGGATTGCCTGCCACCAAACATGCTCAAGGAG GAGAATCCATTGTCACCTCAACTGTCAAAGATTGTTGTGAGGCCAAGTGAAGAAAACTCGATGAAGTTGGTGAAGGACATGGAGCTGCAGAAACTCCATGGAACCATCAAAGCTCTCCAGAAGGTGGTGTCGGATACTGGTGTTGTTCTGGAGCAAGAGAGGCTCGACTTCAACAGCAGCCTCCAGGATGCAAGGAAGCAGATCGAGATGCTGAAGCTCAAGGAGATCCTGGACAGCGACGCCAGCGACGTGAACTACGAGCGCATGATGAAGGACATCCAGCTCGACCTCGTCCAGACTCCCAGCCGCCGAGCCACTGCCTTGCACGGCCGCCACAGGAAGAAGAACTCGGTGACAGCGCAGTCTGACGACAAGATGCTGGCGCTGTGGAGCGTGGACCGGGTGAGCAGTGGCAGCCGCAGGCACGACATGGACCTGCGACCGCCTCAGAGCGAGGCGGCTGAGAACGACAACAAAGGCAAGAAGCGGTCATCTGAGCCGGTGGTGACTGTGAAGGACCTCAGCGTCGACAAGCAGGAGGTCCTCCCACGGCCGGTTGTCACCACGGTGGCCACGACCACGATGGAGCCGCACCGGGAGTGGAAGAAGAAGGTGATCGACCGGCTGTCCTCGGAGGCGCAGCGTCTCCGGGACCTCCGGACCATCGTCCAGGAGCTGCGCGCCGGAGTGGAGGCGTCGTCGGATGCCGAGCTGGAGGGCGTGAAGGCGCAGATGGCCGATGCCGAGGACGCCATCGCGGAGCTGATCGACGCGAACGGGAAGCTCCTGAAGAAAGCCGAGGAGTTCAcgtcggcggccgcgggcgaTGACGTGGACCTGCGGAGCCGGAGCCAGCGCAAGATCCTGGAGCGCGTGCGCAAGATGTCGGAGAAGGCCGggcggctggagctggagctgcagcGGTTCCAGCACGCGCTGCTGCGGCACGAGGAGGAGCGAGctgcgcggcgcgcggccaaGGCGGCAGCCACCGTGCAGGTGCAGCGGCGGTCGCGCGTGCAGCTGGTGGAGTACCTCTACGGGCGGCGCCGCGACAGCCGGCGGCCCAAGCAGAAGACCCGCGGGCCGTCCTGCTGCATGAGGGCCAAGGCGATCGACGACTAA